One Cicer arietinum cultivar CDC Frontier isolate Library 1 chromosome 8, Cicar.CDCFrontier_v2.0, whole genome shotgun sequence DNA segment encodes these proteins:
- the LOC101507583 gene encoding very-long-chain aldehyde decarbonylase CER1-like, with amino-acid sequence MPMYDYLYGTVDKSTDATYEASLKKPKESPDVVHLTHLTTLDSIYQLRLGFSSLASNPQTSIWYLPLLWPFTMCSIFITWITGTAFLLESNTFKDLKLHCWLIPRFKTQYFSKKQSITLNNLIEDAIIEADFLANMKSRIVASTVK; translated from the exons ATGCCTATGTATGATTACTTGTACGGTACTGTAGATAAATCCACAGATGCTACATATGAAGCTTCCTTAAAGAAACCAAAGGAGTCACCAGATGTGGTTCATTTAACACATTTAACCACACTTGATTCCATTTATCAATTGCGCTTAGGATTTTCTTCCTTAGCCTCCAATCCTCAAACATCTATATGGTATCTACCTTTACTATGGCCCTTTACAATGTGTTCTATCTTTATCACTTGGATTACTGGGACTGCATTTCTTTTAGAAAGCAACACCTTCAAGGATCTCAAGCTGCACTGTTGGCTTATACCAAGATTTAAAACACAA tatttctcaaaaaagcaGAGCATAACATTGAACAACTTGATTGAAGATGCAATTATAGAGGCTGATTTCCTGGCAAACATGAAGTCACGTATTGTAGCTTCCACAGTGAAATAA